The DNA sequence GAGAGCGGCGCAGCGGTGGAGACGACCAGCGCGGCGGCCGCGACGGCGCGCCCCAGCAGTATCAGCCGCCCACGCCCGACGCGCCGGCGCCCATCCGCGAGATCGACCCCAGCGACCCCACCCAGCGCACCGAGCGGGAGAGCCTCATGGTGCTGCTCCAGCACCCGGCCGAGGTGGGCGCCGAGCGGGCCGCCCGCGCGGTCCAGGTGCCGTTCGCCAACCCCACGCACGCGGTCGTCCGCGACGCGATCGCCACCCAGCTGCCGTCCATCGCCGACCCCGGCTGGGTGGACCGCATCCTCGCGGAGGTGCCGCAGGCCTACGCGCCGACGGTGAACGCACTCGCGGTCGCCGCCCTCCCGCAGACCGGCGCCGACGTCGGCCGTTACGCCCGGTCCATCCTGGACAGCCTGATCGACCGCGATCTGCTGCGCGAGAAGGCCGAGCTGACCTCCCGCCTGGCCCGCACCGACCCGCAGAACGCCGAGCTGCGAAGGTCGCTGCAGGTCGCCCTGGCGTCGATCGACCGGGAGCGGATGCGGCTGCGCGGCGAATAGCGCGGCACAATAGATCATCACCGCAGTCCGGCGACGGAATCCGTGGCAGTGTGCGCAAATGCGCGCGGAAATGTTGCGCCGATGTAAAGATTACGGCGCGATCCGCGGCAAGATGCGCACTCGACGCGGCATTCATGCTAGGACTGTGGCTACGCGATTCGGCGACGTGGCACTCGCGTGCGCTCCGCCGATCGGTGACCCCACCAAGGAAGAGGTAATCGGATATGAGATCCGTAAAGATCGGCGGACGGCGCCTGCTCGCCGTGTCGGCCGCATTCGCGGCCGCGGCGCTGGTGCTCGCGGGCTGCTCGGGGAGCAACAACAGCTCCGGTGGCAGCGGCGGCACGCTGACCATCGGCACGACCGACAAGATCACGTCGATCGACCCGGCCGGCTCCTACGACAACGGCTCGTTCGCCGTGATGAACCAGGTGTACCCGTTCCTGCTGAACTCGCCGTACGGCAGCCCGGACGTCAAGCCGGACATCGCCGCGAGCGCCGCGTTCACGTCGCCCACCGAGTACACCGTGAAGCTGAAGCCGAACCTGAAGTTCGCGAACGGTCACCCGCTGACCTCCGAGGACGTCAAGTTCACCTTCGACCGCCAGCTCAAGATCAACGACCCGAACGGTCCCGCGTCGCTGCTCGGAAACCTCGACAGCGTCAGCACGCCGGACAAGACGACCGCGGTCTTCAAGCTCAAGGTCCCGAACGACCAGACCTTCCCGCAGGTGCTCTCCAGCCCCGCCGGCCCGATCGTCGACCACCAGGTCTTCTCGGCCGACAAGGTCACCCCGGACAACACCATCGTCAAGGGTCACGCGTTCGCCGGTCAGTACGACATCACGAGCTATGACTTCAACAACCTGATCGCGTACAAGGCGAACCCGAACTACCAGGGCCTGCTGGGCAAGCCGGCCACGGACAAGGTCAACGTCAAGTACTACGCGGAGTCGTCCAACCTGAAGCTCGACATCCAGAAGGGCGCGATCGACGTCGCGTACCGCAGCCTGTCGGCGACCGATATCCAGAGCCTCGGCACGGACAAGAACGTCAAGGTCGTCAAGGGACCGGGTGGTGAGATCCGCTACATCGTCTGGAACTTCAACACCCAGCCGTACGGTGCGACCACGCCGGAGGCCGACGCCAAGAAGGCCCTCGCCGTGCGCCAGGCCGCTGCCGACCTCGTGGACCGCGCGACCATCGCGAAGCAGGTCTACAAGGACACCTACACCCCGCTGTACTCGTACGTCCCGCAGGGCCTGACCGGCGCGACCACCGTGCTGAAGGACCTCTACGGCGACGGCAACGGCGGTCCGAGCCTCGACAAGGCGAAGGCTGCGCTGCAGGCCGCCGGCGTGACCACCCCGGTCGCGCTCAACCTGCAGTACAACCCGGACCACTACGGCCCGTCCTCCGGCGACGAGTACGCACTCGTCAAGGAGCAGCTCGAGAACGGCGGCCTGTTCAAGGTCAACCTGCAGTCGACCGAGTGGGTCCAGTACTCCAAGGACCGCGTCAAGGACCTGTACCCGGCCTACCAGCTCGGCTGGTTCCCGGACTACTCGGACGCGGACAACTACCTGTCGCCGTTCTTCAGCAAGGACAACTTCCTCGCGAACCACTACGACAACCCCGAGGTCCAGAACCTGATCACCCAGCAGCTGGGCACGACCGACAAGGCCGCGCGCACGCAGCTCATCGAGCAGATCCAGGCCAAGGTGGGCGCCGACCTGTCCACCCTGCCCCTGCTCCAGGGCGCGCAGGTCGCCGTGGTGGGCAAGAACGTCAACGGCGCCGACAAGACGCTCGACCCGTCGTTCAAGTTCCACTACGCAGCTCTCTCGAAGGGCTAGGCCGCACCTCACGGCCGAAGGGGGGCGGCTCGCGGATCGCGCGAGCCGCCCCCACCCACGAACCACCCACGATTGGCTCCCATGACAGCGACGGTCAGCGGACCGGCGGCGCCCACGGCGCCCGGTCCCGAACGAACCAGGACGCGCCGGAAGACGGGAGGCGGCCTCGGCCGCTACATCGTCATCCGCGCGCTCCTCATCATCCCGACGATCTTCATCCTCGTCACAGTCGTCTTCTTCCTGATGCGGTCCACCGGCGACCCCATCACGGCGGCGCTCGGCGGCAAGCTCCCTCCCGCGCAGCTCCAGCAGCGCATCCACGAGGCCGGCTACGACCGGCCGCTCATCGTGCAGTACTTCGAGTACCTCGGACAGATCCTCCGCGGCGACTTCGGCACGACTTTCACCGACCACCAGCCCGTGACCCAGGTGCTGATCACCTACGGCGCGGCGACCCTCGAGCTGGCGTTCTACGCCCTCATCGTCGCGTTCATCGTCGGCATCCCGCTCGGCCTGCTCGCGGCCTACTTCCGCGACAGGTGGGGCGACGCGTCGCTGCGCATCTTCGCGATCCTCTGCTACGCCACCCCGGTGTTCTTCGTCGGCATGGTGCTGAAGCTCGTCTTCTCGATCTGGCTGAACGTGCTCCCCGTCGCGGGCCGCGCCTCCACCAGCTCCGAGATCGAGATGCAGACGCTGCCGAACAAGACGGGCATCTACCTGATCGACGCGTTCATGACCGGTGACCCGGCCGTCGTCGGCGACGTGCTGCTGCACGCCGTGCTGCCGGCCGTGACGCTCGGTCTGCTGACGGCGGGCATCTTCCTGCGACTGGTGCGCACGAATGTGATCGGCACGCTCTCCACGGACTACGTGGACGCGGCGCGTTCGCGCGGCGTGAGCGAGAGCCGACTGGTGCGCAAGCACGCGTACCGGCCGGCGCTCATCCCGATCGTCACGGTCATGGGCCTCCAGATCGCCCTCCTGCTCGGCGGCGCGATCCTGACCGAGACCACGTTCGAGTGGAAGGGCCTGGGTTTCCAGCTCTCCCACTATCTCCAGGCGCGCGACTTCGTCGCAGTGCAGGGCATGGTCGTTCTGCTCGCCGTCATCGTCGCGATCACGAACTTCATCGTGGACATCATCGCGGCGCTCATCGACCCGAGAGTGAGGTACTGAGATGGCCTCGCAGAAGCGCACCATCTGGAGCCGGCTCCCCGTCGTCCACCAGCTGCGCCAGTCCGTCGGGCTGCAGCGAGGGATGCTGATCACGGGACTCGTGCTCACCGGACTGTTCATCCTGGTGGCGATCTTCGCCCCCGTGATCGCGCCGTACGGCTTCGCGCAGCTCAAGGACGCGCACGGCCAGTTCGGCTCCCAGCAGCCGCCGAGCCCGGCGCACATCTGGGGCACCACCGTCGGCGGCTACGACGTGTACTCCCGCGTGATCTGGGGTGCGCAGACCGCGATCCTCGTGATCGTCGTGGCGGTCATCCTGTCGATCTTCGCCGGTGTCATCCTCGGACTGGTCTCCGGCTACTTCGGCGGCTGGGTCGACCGGGTGCTCGTGGTGATCGCGGATGCGATTTACGCGTTCCCGTCGCTGCTGCTGGCGATCGTGATGGCGATCGTCATCTCGGGCGGTCAGTCCAGCCTGTGGGGCGGCATCCTCGCGGCCGCGATCTCCATCACGGTCGTGTACATCCCGCAGTACTTCCGGGTGATCCGCTCGGAGGTCGTCCGGATCAAGGCGGAGGCCTACGTCGAGTCGGCCAAGGTCGTCGGCGCCAGCAACGGGCGGATCATGTTCCGCCACGTGCTGCGCAACTCGACCCGCACGCTGCCGCTGATCTTCACGCTGAACTCCTCGGACGCGATCCTGACGCTCGCGGCGCTCGGCTTCCTCGGCTTCGGCATCGAGCCGACCGCCGCGGCCGAGTGGGGCTACGACCTCAACAAGGCGCTGTCCGACGTCACCAGCGGTATCTGGTGGACGTCCATCTACCCGGGTCTGGCGATCGTGCTCGTCGTGCTCGGCATCACCCTCGTCGGCGAGAGCCTCAACGACCTCGCCGACCCGCGCCTGCGCGGCCGGCGCCGCGCCGCCGAGGCGTCGGGTCTGGTCGCCGAGACGTCGGTCGTCCCCGGCGGTCCGCTGGAGGCGGGCCCCGGCGGCATCGACGGCCTGGAGGGCGGAGAGTCGTTCGACGAGCACGGAATCGAGGTCAAGCCATGAGCGATGTCGTCACCATCGACAACCTGTCGGTGACGTTCGCCACCGACGCCGGCGCCGTCAAGGCCGTCGACGATGTCACCCTGCGGGTCTCGCCCGGAGAGGTCCTGGCGATCGTGGGGGAGTCCGGTTCGGGCAAGACCGTCACCGCCAAGACCATCCTCGGCCTGCTGCCGGAGACCGCGACCGCCTCGGGCGCCGTGGTGCTGCGCAGCAAAGACGGCGCCACCGAGGCCGACGTCATCTCACTGAGCAAGAAGGAGCTCAGGGAGGTGCGCGGCACCGACGTGGCGATGGTCTTCCAGGAGCCGTCCACCGCGCTGAACCCCGTCTACCAGGTGGGCTGGCAGATCGCCGAGGGCCTGCGCGCCCACAGCAAGCTGTCCAAGAAGGAGGCGCAGAAGCAGGCGATCGACATCCTCCGCCGGGTCGGCATCCCGGAGCCCGAGACGCGGGTCAAGTACTACCCGCACCAGTTCTCCGGCGGCCAGAAGCAGCGCATCGTGATCGCGATGGCGCTCGTGCTGAACCCGGGGCTGATCGTCGCCGACGAGCCGACCACCGCGCTCGACGTGACCGTGCAGGCCGAGATCCTGGACCTGCTGCGGCGCTGCCGCGACGAGTTCGGCGCGGCCATCGTGCTGATCACGCACAACATGGGCGTGGTCGCCGACCTCGCCGACCGGGTCGCGGTCATGTACCAGGGCAAGGTCGTGGAGGAGGCCGACGCGCGCACCCTGTTCGCCGCGCCCCAGGCCGAGTACACGCGGAAGCTGCTGGCCTCCGTGCCGCGCATCGGCCAGGGCGCCGTCGCGACGCAGGACCGGGCGATCGCCCGCGCCGAGCGTCCGGAGGCGGCCCCTGTGGTCACCGCGCGCGACCTGCGCATCCAGTACCCCGGCCGGCTCGGCCGTCCTGGCTTCGTGGCGGTCGACGGCGTGAGCTTCGACATCCGGCCGGGCGAGGTGCTCGGCCTGGTGGGGGAGTCCGGCTCCGGCAAGACCACCATCGGCCGCGCCATCGCCGGTCTCGGCAAGGTCACCGACGGCTCGCTGAAGGTGCTCGGGATCGAGATGAACGGCGTCAAGGAGCGCCAGTTCCGCAAGGTGCGCAGCGACATCGGCTTCGTGTTCCAGGACCCGGCGTCGAGCTTCAACCCGCTGCTCACGATCGCGGACTGCGTGGCGGAACCGCTCGTCGTGCACGGCAGGGCGTCCTCGCCCTCCGCCGCGCGCGGCCGGGTGGACGAGCTGCTGGAGGCCGTGCAGCTGCCGCGCAGCTACGGCGACCGGTTCCCGCACGAGCTCTCCGGCGGCCAGCGGCAGCGGGCGAGCCTCGCGCGCGCCCTCGCCCTGGAGCCGACGCTGCTGATCGCCGACGAGCCGACCTCCGCGCTCGACGTGTCGGTGCAGGCGCGCGTGCTGGAGCTGTTCGCCGACCTGCAGCGGGAGTTCGGGTTCGCCGCGCTGTTCATCAGCCACGACCTCGCCGTCGTCGATCTCCTCGCCGACCGGATCGCCGTGATGCACCGCGGCAAGCTGGTCGAGGAGGGCACGGGCGCCGAGGTGCTCGGCAACCCGCGCGAGGCGTACACGCAGCGGCTGCTGGCCTCCCTGCCGGTGCCCGACCCGGTGGAACAGGCCGACCGGCGGGAGGCGCTGCGCGCTCTCCAGGCCGAGAGCGCCTAGGGTCGAACATGTGAGCTCCGAACCCGCCATCCTCGTCAGTGACCTGTCCGTCGAATATCCCGCCAGGGGCGTCAGCCCCTCGTGCGTCGCCCTCCGCGGGGTGAGCTTCCAGTTGGAGGCCGGACAGTCGCTGGGGGTCCTGGGCGAGACGGGTTCGGGCAAGAGCACGCTGGCCGCGGTGCTCGCCGGGCGGGGGCTTCCCCTCCGTTCCGGCGAGCCCGGCCCGCGGATCAGCGGCGGCGACGCGACCGTGCTGGGGCACTCGCTGCGGCACGCCCGCAAGCGCGACGTCGCCGAGGTGACCTTCCACGTCGGCTACCTGCCCCAGGAGGCCGCTGCCTCCCTGGAGCCGTCGCTGTCCGTGCAGGACAACGTGACGCTGCCGATCTTCGAGCGGGACGAGCACTACAGCCGCCGGGCGGCGGGGGAGCGGGCCGCGCTCATGCTGGACACCGTGCACCTTCCGCTCAGCGTGCTCGGCAAGTACCCGTACCAGCTCAGCGCCGGGCAGCGGCAGCGCGTGGCGCTCGCGAAGGCGCTCGTGCTCGGCCCGCAGGTGCTGATCGTGGACGAGCCGACCGCCGGGATCGACGCCACCGTGCGCGACGCGGTGATCGATCTCCTCGCCCAGCTCCGGACGCACGAGGGCTTCACCGCCGTGATCGTGAGCCACGACCTCTCGGTGCTGCGCCGCGCCACGGATGTCTCGCTCGTCCTGCAGAACGGTCGGCCGATCGCGTACGGCCCGATCGAGGAGGTGCTGGCCGACCCGTCGCACCCGTTCGTGCGCGGGCTGGCGGACGCGCTCAAGCCGCCGCAGCGCCGGCGCGAGCGCAGACCGCAGATCGTGGCAGGCGAGAGCGTGACCAGCGAGATCGCGACGATCTGACGCGGCGTCCGCTGCCACCCCAGACCATCCCAGAACGTCTCCGACCGGAGGAACCCATGACCGAGCCCACCCCGCAGCACCGCGCCGTCCTCGCGCCGGGCGGCACGCCCCTCGACCCGGCCGACCGGCCGGAGCCCGGCCCCATCGCCGTCCTCCCGGCCGCCGAGCCGTCCTTCGTCTCCGCTGTCGAGGCCGCGGGCGGGACGGTCGAGCCGCTCTCCGACCGCACGCGCGGCG is a window from the Leifsonia shinshuensis genome containing:
- a CDS encoding ABC transporter substrate-binding protein, which translates into the protein MRSVKIGGRRLLAVSAAFAAAALVLAGCSGSNNSSGGSGGTLTIGTTDKITSIDPAGSYDNGSFAVMNQVYPFLLNSPYGSPDVKPDIAASAAFTSPTEYTVKLKPNLKFANGHPLTSEDVKFTFDRQLKINDPNGPASLLGNLDSVSTPDKTTAVFKLKVPNDQTFPQVLSSPAGPIVDHQVFSADKVTPDNTIVKGHAFAGQYDITSYDFNNLIAYKANPNYQGLLGKPATDKVNVKYYAESSNLKLDIQKGAIDVAYRSLSATDIQSLGTDKNVKVVKGPGGEIRYIVWNFNTQPYGATTPEADAKKALAVRQAAADLVDRATIAKQVYKDTYTPLYSYVPQGLTGATTVLKDLYGDGNGGPSLDKAKAALQAAGVTTPVALNLQYNPDHYGPSSGDEYALVKEQLENGGLFKVNLQSTEWVQYSKDRVKDLYPAYQLGWFPDYSDADNYLSPFFSKDNFLANHYDNPEVQNLITQQLGTTDKAARTQLIEQIQAKVGADLSTLPLLQGAQVAVVGKNVNGADKTLDPSFKFHYAALSKG
- a CDS encoding ABC transporter permease, producing the protein MTATVSGPAAPTAPGPERTRTRRKTGGGLGRYIVIRALLIIPTIFILVTVVFFLMRSTGDPITAALGGKLPPAQLQQRIHEAGYDRPLIVQYFEYLGQILRGDFGTTFTDHQPVTQVLITYGAATLELAFYALIVAFIVGIPLGLLAAYFRDRWGDASLRIFAILCYATPVFFVGMVLKLVFSIWLNVLPVAGRASTSSEIEMQTLPNKTGIYLIDAFMTGDPAVVGDVLLHAVLPAVTLGLLTAGIFLRLVRTNVIGTLSTDYVDAARSRGVSESRLVRKHAYRPALIPIVTVMGLQIALLLGGAILTETTFEWKGLGFQLSHYLQARDFVAVQGMVVLLAVIVAITNFIVDIIAALIDPRVRY
- a CDS encoding ABC transporter permease, with amino-acid sequence MASQKRTIWSRLPVVHQLRQSVGLQRGMLITGLVLTGLFILVAIFAPVIAPYGFAQLKDAHGQFGSQQPPSPAHIWGTTVGGYDVYSRVIWGAQTAILVIVVAVILSIFAGVILGLVSGYFGGWVDRVLVVIADAIYAFPSLLLAIVMAIVISGGQSSLWGGILAAAISITVVYIPQYFRVIRSEVVRIKAEAYVESAKVVGASNGRIMFRHVLRNSTRTLPLIFTLNSSDAILTLAALGFLGFGIEPTAAAEWGYDLNKALSDVTSGIWWTSIYPGLAIVLVVLGITLVGESLNDLADPRLRGRRRAAEASGLVAETSVVPGGPLEAGPGGIDGLEGGESFDEHGIEVKP
- a CDS encoding dipeptide ABC transporter ATP-binding protein — its product is MSDVVTIDNLSVTFATDAGAVKAVDDVTLRVSPGEVLAIVGESGSGKTVTAKTILGLLPETATASGAVVLRSKDGATEADVISLSKKELREVRGTDVAMVFQEPSTALNPVYQVGWQIAEGLRAHSKLSKKEAQKQAIDILRRVGIPEPETRVKYYPHQFSGGQKQRIVIAMALVLNPGLIVADEPTTALDVTVQAEILDLLRRCRDEFGAAIVLITHNMGVVADLADRVAVMYQGKVVEEADARTLFAAPQAEYTRKLLASVPRIGQGAVATQDRAIARAERPEAAPVVTARDLRIQYPGRLGRPGFVAVDGVSFDIRPGEVLGLVGESGSGKTTIGRAIAGLGKVTDGSLKVLGIEMNGVKERQFRKVRSDIGFVFQDPASSFNPLLTIADCVAEPLVVHGRASSPSAARGRVDELLEAVQLPRSYGDRFPHELSGGQRQRASLARALALEPTLLIADEPTSALDVSVQARVLELFADLQREFGFAALFISHDLAVVDLLADRIAVMHRGKLVEEGTGAEVLGNPREAYTQRLLASLPVPDPVEQADRREALRALQAESA
- a CDS encoding ATP-binding cassette domain-containing protein, which encodes MSSEPAILVSDLSVEYPARGVSPSCVALRGVSFQLEAGQSLGVLGETGSGKSTLAAVLAGRGLPLRSGEPGPRISGGDATVLGHSLRHARKRDVAEVTFHVGYLPQEAAASLEPSLSVQDNVTLPIFERDEHYSRRAAGERAALMLDTVHLPLSVLGKYPYQLSAGQRQRVALAKALVLGPQVLIVDEPTAGIDATVRDAVIDLLAQLRTHEGFTAVIVSHDLSVLRRATDVSLVLQNGRPIAYGPIEEVLADPSHPFVRGLADALKPPQRRRERRPQIVAGESVTSEIATI